A region of Paenibacillus sp. JNUCC-31 DNA encodes the following proteins:
- a CDS encoding Rrf2 family transcriptional regulator, producing the protein MKQISSRFSMAVHILSMITLDPIYSTGDRIARSINSNPVVIRRIMAQLKKAGYIETKPGVAGASLLVSPERLTLLDIFQAVESVEGNQLFNFHKNTDPNCSVGMNIESILLPKLSNAQKVMEHELASVTLAQIVEQIRTEANVK; encoded by the coding sequence ATGAAACAAATAAGCAGTCGCTTTTCGATGGCAGTCCATATTCTCTCGATGATTACGTTGGATCCCATATATAGTACAGGTGATCGAATTGCACGTAGCATTAATAGTAACCCTGTTGTAATTAGAAGGATTATGGCCCAGCTCAAAAAAGCAGGGTATATTGAAACAAAACCAGGAGTTGCGGGGGCCTCCCTTCTGGTATCGCCCGAAAGATTAACCCTGCTGGATATCTTTCAAGCGGTCGAATCTGTGGAAGGAAATCAGCTTTTCAATTTTCACAAGAATACTGACCCCAATTGCTCTGTAGGTATGAACATTGAATCGATACTATTACCAAAACTCTCTAATGCGCAGAAGGTCATGGAGCATGAACTGGCTTCTGTTACCCTAGCTCAAATTGTGGAGCAAATACGGACAGAGGCAAATGTAAAATAA